The proteins below are encoded in one region of Deinococcus metalli:
- a CDS encoding metallophosphoesterase, with the protein MTESSTPLPDPSTAPVLRPALGKRALLLADMVHPFVYRESFPQGVPDVDVVLAAGDLPGTYLEFVASKLTVPVVYVHGNHANETVVNEDDRRVPPRGVIAAHRRVVEEAGLRIAGWGGAPRYRHGGHGQYTATEAKWGLGLLALRARRGVDVLLTHAPPLGPHAGPDFAHRGDPEITRFLERRTPNVLVHGHIHEYDGKKLEYVDEHLGTRVLNAYGYRVVDL; encoded by the coding sequence ATGACCGAGTCCTCCACCCCGCTCCCCGATCCGTCCACCGCTCCGGTGCTCCGCCCGGCCCTGGGCAAGCGCGCGCTGCTGCTCGCGGACATGGTGCATCCCTTCGTGTACCGCGAGTCCTTTCCGCAGGGCGTGCCGGACGTGGACGTGGTGCTGGCGGCCGGGGACCTGCCCGGCACATACCTGGAGTTCGTGGCCAGCAAGCTGACCGTGCCGGTCGTGTACGTGCACGGCAACCACGCCAACGAGACGGTCGTGAACGAGGACGACCGCCGCGTGCCGCCGCGGGGCGTGATCGCCGCCCACCGGCGCGTGGTCGAGGAAGCGGGCCTGCGCATCGCGGGCTGGGGGGGCGCGCCCCGCTACCGGCACGGCGGACACGGCCAGTACACGGCCACCGAGGCGAAATGGGGCCTGGGCCTGCTGGCGCTGCGGGCGCGCCGCGGCGTGGACGTGCTGCTCACGCACGCGCCGCCGCTGGGGCCGCACGCCGGGCCGGACTTCGCGCACCGGGGCGACCCGGAGATCACGCGTTTCCTCGAGCGGCGCACGCCCAACGTACTGGTGCACGGGCACATCCACGAGTACGACGGCAAGAAGCTGGAGTACGTCGACGAGCACCTCGGCACCCGCGTGCTGAACGCCTACGGCTACCGCGTCGTGGACCTGTGA